A stretch of the Theileria equi strain WA chromosome 1, complete sequence genome encodes the following:
- a CDS encoding signal peptide-containing protein (encoded by transcript BEWA_022160A) has product MKFIATFIFLYTFWPSGCLGALRSAPSNDLALCLNVGNPDTRRTSVLVDTTDGVSRTKVTPDGNHYFGEVTEGPKYVWVGGPEEMGTDVNLYHKTGHSELLSVLVKGDGGDVLLCYEKVGGKWTLVDGTDFGNKLALLKLLPKGLVLREEEDVASPSDPQTVDVSNKFNGKTFVMECSDAGVDSATYTTKGNAYITQLTDGGKSLWNGGPGERCHSFQFTSKNSTKLLSVCVLFGGKASYKYFLKGDDATLPLLSEEFRDKLVTAFGVDRESFPSTGPSVTVDANVVGENGNVSEPEKERDEQVENDEGQKEDEEEKVGGPEEANLAPVQESGLDSPKVEASDNLKEPSTELAHPKHRVAVIGSPTVFEEIGDPFSDCDSSEDLEESTCVLGYEPSLGTLKGKESELWKDILETEEKLNVPEGNAEPYEDRLEEEGPSASEILEMLENKLLELEEESEMKDNNAGDEEEPLSFNPAGQEEAKHVETNNSEKPDTNRDNSPGKEPNPNAAAAKPTATASFTKSSIFTLLLVCSATTLL; this is encoded by the coding sequence ATGAAGTTCATCGCAACTTTCATATTcctctacacattctggCCCAGTGGGTGTCTAGGGGCGCTCCGTTCGGCGCCTTCAAATGACCTTGCGCTCTGCCTCAACGTCGGAAATCCTGACACCCGCAGGACCAGCGTCCTGGTCGATACTACAGACGGTGTGAGTCGCACGAAAGTGACGCCGGATGGCAACCACTACTTTGGTGAAGTCACAGAAGGCCCCAAATATGTCTGGGTGGGAGGCCCAGAAGAGATGGGAACGGACGTCAATTTGTACCATAAAACTGGACATTCGGAGCTCCTCAGTGTGTTGGTCAAGGGTGACGGCGGAGATGTTTTGCTCTGTTATGAAAAAGTTGGAGGAAAATGGACCCTCGTTGACGGAACGGATTTTGGGAATAAACTCGCCCTGCTGAAACTCCTCCCCAAGGGACTGGTTTTGAgggaggaagaagatgtagCGAGTCCATCTGACCCTCAAACGGTCGATGTGTCGAACAAATTCAATGGGAAGACTTTTGTGATGGAATGCAGTGATGCGGGTGTAGACTCCGCTACATACACAACCAAAGGTAACGCTTACATCACTCAACTCACAGACGGAGGCAAAAGTCTCTGGAATGGAGGACCAGGCGAAAGATGCCATTCATTCCAATTCACCTCCAAAAACTCAACCAAACTCCTCAGCGTATGTGTCCTCTTTGGAGGCAAGGCATCCTACAAGTACTTTCTCAAGGGTGATGATGCCACTCTGCCTCTCCTCTCGGAAGAATTTCGCGACAAACTTGTAACCGCTTTCGGAGTTGACCGAGAGTCGTTCCCTTCCACCGGACCAAGTGTAACGGTAGATGCAAATGTTGTGGGTGAAAATGGTAACGTGAGTGAACCAGAAAAGGAAAGGGATGAACAAGTTGAGAATGATGAAGGGCAAAAagaggatgaggaagaaaaggtagGAGGACCTGAGGAAGCCAATTTAGCCCCTGTGCAAGAATCTGGATTAGATTCCCCAAAAGTAGAGGCGTCAGATAATCTAAAAGAGCCATCTACGGAATTAGCTCACCCAAAGCACAGAGTGGCCGTCATTGGATCTCCAACTGTATTTGAAGAGATTGGGGATCCCTTTTCAGATTGCGACTCCTCAGAGGATCTAGAAGAGTCTACATGTGTTCTTGGCTACGAACCATCATTGGGAACTCTGAAAGGAAAGGAAAGTGAACTGTGGAAAGATATATTAGAAACGGAAGAGAAATTAAACGTCCCAGAGGGTAATGCAGAGCCATATGAGGATAGATTGGAGGAGGAAGGACCGAGTGCATCGGAAATATTGGAAATGCTAGAGAATAAACTACTAGAATTAGAAGAGGAATCTGAAATGAAAGATAATAATGCaggagatgaagaagagcCTCTTTCATTCAATCCTGCCGGACAAGAAGAGGCAAAACACGTTGAAACAAACAATTCTGAAAAACCAGACACCAACCGGGATAACTCACCGGGAAAGGAACCTAATCCAAATGCAGCCGCTGCAAAACCAACAGCAACAGCTTCATTCACTAAAAGCTCAATATTTACGCTTCTGCTGGTCTGCAGCGCGACTACTCTTTTGTAA
- a CDS encoding hypothetical protein (encoded by transcript BEWA_022170A) has translation MNTGALTIDIAEIDDKSVIINENVVNGLSQTVITPKEGGFIGIVREGDSEIWRSDGYELGIDLRIFSSNGSIKIVTILMNSPGRPILRSFRKKRNKWKIIRTGRLGKKLRKMLKNKMYAEFIPHLEDIEEEYCEFENVATEMISVETQSIKGPYSTGAFPGKAHQFKNLINLVPWIYTQYNPY, from the coding sequence ATGAATACAGGAGCTCTTACAATAGATATAGCTGAAATAGATGATAAATCTGTgattataaatgaaaatgttgtaaatgGTCTCAGTCAGACAGTAATAACGCCCAAGGAAGGTGGATTCATTGGGATAGTACGAGAGGGAGATTCGGAAATATGGAGGAGTGATGGTTATGAACTCGGGATAGATCTACGCATATTTTCTAGTAACGGATCTATCAAAATAGTGACCATACTCATGAACTCTCCAGGTAGACCCATTCTTAGAAGCTTTAGAAAAAAGAgaaataaatggaaaattaTAAGAACAGGGAGACTCGGTAAGAAACTCAGGAAGATGTtaaagaataaaatgtaCGCTGAATTCATACCACATTTAGAAGACATTGAGGAGGAATATTGCgaatttgaaaatgtagCTACAGAAATGATTAGTGTAGAAACACAATCAATTAAAGGACCATATTCAACTGGTGCTTTTCCTGGTAAGGCACATCAATTTAAAAACTTGATTAATTTAGTCCCATGGATTTATACACAGTACAATCCATATTAA
- a CDS encoding hypothetical protein (encoded by transcript BEWA_022180A), with amino-acid sequence MFPKEGENSTSLDITSVKEDDFKVTEDLINGIRIKTFFPNDGIFVTRVLDSGTLTWDGVDDEECTSCVIYTRGGFACLLELTIKTETSVRFAYFEKKGGNEWKRISETSFSEKFDKMEESYLKRRPINLLSTRKDSSKESSLRGSQSEDETAATTEASAEEAESAGASSSHPPYLYNEKNTSATLDLANVDKYKTYVYDTTYNGLTLTSYRARDNVHFNKVVDGNIPIWEAQEGDKGILCEYYSEVGYFTLFLIRYKSGDSYYFKYYVKENDIWISIDKKAFYNRLNFLNF; translated from the coding sequence ATGTTTCCCAAGGAAGGGGAAAATAGCACTAGCCTTGACATAACGTCCgtgaaggaagatgatTTTAAAGTTACTGAAGATCTCATCAACGGCATACGCATAAAGACCTTCTTTCCAAATGATGGGATATTCGTGACAAGAGTGTTGGATTCTGGTACTCTCACATGGGATGGAGTcgatgatgaagaatgtaCATCGTGTGTTATTTACACCAGAGGCGGGTTTGCCTGTTTGCTTGAATTGACTATAAAAACTGAAACATCCGTCCGATTTgcatattttgaaaagaagggagggaatgaatggaaaaggattTCAGAAACATCATTTAGTGAAaagtttgataaaatggaagaaagtTATCTTAAACGGAGGCCAATAAACCTCTTATCCACCAGAAAGGACTCTAGCAAAGAATCAAGTTTAAGAGGGTCCCAATCTGAGGATGAGACCGCCGCGACTACAGAGGCTTCTGCTGAAGAAGCTGAATCTGCAGGTGCATCAAGTTCTCATCCACCCTATCTTTACAATGAGAAAAACACCTCCGCTACACTTGACCTCGCAAATGTTGACAAGTACAAAACATATGTTTATGACACTACCTACAATGGTCTTACACTCACCAGCTACCGTGCAAGGGACAATGTCCACTTTAACaaagttgtggatggaaATATTCCCATCTGGGAAGCTCAAGAAGGTGACAAAGGCATCTTGTGCGAATACTACTCAGAAGTTGGATATTTTactttatttttaatacGATACAAGTCCGGAGATTCATATTACTTTAAATATTACGTCAAGGAAAACGACATCTGGATAAGTATTGACAAGAAGGCATTTTACAACAGACTCAACTTTTTGAATTTCTAG
- a CDS encoding hypothetical protein (encoded by transcript BEWA_022190A), producing the protein MSTIDISKKCPHRTSLGPCEDDQHIEADKGDLQGTSYYGYVTHSSIGKKIGKLTCGGKPLLIEDSKGTTTFSTKYPKLEKVTTYYYKKNDSSDHIHVPLILRVNGGEAYHLYLNKGGDHTKWREISLRDLNGIPSDNKTTPKLTSKLNSQTCTLHRLHKIDIRNDGNSGNNPYTCHVCKEATLWSSTEKGVNSIDYYKRFCHVLLDNGNEITHPVAYGNDLIRYRENANNKWKPLSFSKSNCEYLSVYYWEGDSDRENPLLMEVKHDGQSTWYENGWEAGMKRHDKWTKLEDAINLFSPEKLKEKLNLLSCLLNGTVRISLGLTSNCHTFQDTRHKSRILSSYDSTIDIQLSLSAYVYTPSKDSGSSSFNVSEFYLEGHKQTFPGDTSFFKDVTKVTAYASSCDTTKPFLLCIETESSNEKYKWYQKTKPGNDWEVYGQFSTQSPDSAKDKFGPIFSDAVKTLSIKPCEKRYPPSGLKINIIKQPTGDHLATTYVDSGSGEIPIAVVKRLDSPVRGFFKVTHTARTATGSFKLDGKFTNGDGIRGVEQLIDSISVFYWNSNDHTPILLEIKDQQGTKYYSLWEDNVRNQKNWARRNGYENLTSADLEDMLDDQNCHRNNAIPIELTKPNYLKPFYSKIKKNTGINPHLSKRLVSSSTSLPTPLPGTNYTVQEYIINGHGTRISRVTYNGEDTDIDPPKESISRIRIYKWSKDLKNIPLLLEFIPSSGSSTFFESTDVTSFIWKPIDGNESKDYYKGVDKTPQKTLTEVLTKKLDEVSCRIHHTVKIDISKNSGRYCHSKCTYKRIKVEREDTLFEEYIGYEHTSNTKDKTFTITSMMKRNIEQKVDPNIEFPLRNVELVTVYFPNCSLITPVVIYIKYKENGQNNTKWLESDGEKNWKDISQQIPGDDTKITEFLNGVTSGLGLCTKSSRPTYAQPHNSIDVSYDLGGSVSGDEDDFESNSGYSDEEDATIPSALTPDVPPKDTPVTTSEEPALAAQASGPIPGGSSEGSILDNPYIITSSVLGTSALACFAGWKLYNRSRGDPWVRQI; encoded by the coding sequence ATGTCTACTATCGACATATCCAAGAAATGTCCTCATAGAACCAGTCTAGGTCCTTGTGAAGATGATCAACATATTGAAGCAGATAAGGGAGATCTTCAAGGAACTTCATACTATGGATATGTTACTCACAGTTCCATTGGAAAAAAGATAGGAAAGCTTACCTGCGGTGGAAAACCTCTTTTAATAGAAGATAGTAAAGGGACTACTACGTTCTCCACAAAGTATCCCAAGCTAGAGAAAGTAACTACGTATTACTATAAAAAGAACGATAGTAGTGATCACATACATGTGCCCCTTATCCTCAGGGTTAATGGAGGAGAAGCATATCACTTGTACCTTAACAAAGGTGGGGACCatacaaaatggagagaGATCTCCTTGAGGGATTTAAATGGAATTCCTTCAGATAACAAAACAACCCCTAAACTGACTAGCAAGTTAAATAGTCAGACGTGTACTCTTCACAGACTCCATAAAATTGATATACgtaatgatggaaatagCGGTAACAATCCATACACATGCCATGTCTGTAAAGAAGCTACACTATGGTCGAGTACAGAGAAAGGTGTCAACTCCATTGACTATTACAAAAGGTTTTGTCACGTCCTGCTAGATAATGGTAACGAAATTACACATCCAGTTGCTTACGGAAATGATCTTATCAGGTACCGAGAAAATGCTAATAACAAATGGAAACCACTTTCATTCAGTAAAAGCAATTGTGAGTATCTTtctgtttactactgggaaGGAGACAGTGACCGTGAGAATCCACTTTTAATGGAAGTTAAACATGATGGACAATCTACCtggtatgagaatggatGGGAAGCTGGTATGAAAAGGCATGATAAGTGGACAAAGTTGGAAGATGCTATAAATCTATTTTCTCCTGAAAAGCTCAAGGAAAAACTTAACCTTCTTAGTTGTCTGCTTAATGGAACGGTTAGGATAAGCTTGGGGTTGACTTCAAATTGCCACACTTTTCAGGATACTAGACATAAGAGTAGGATTTTGAGCTCATATGATAGTACTATAGACATACAGCTTTCTCTTTCAGCCTATGTCTATACACCGAGTAAAGACTCTGGAAGTAGTTCATTTAATGTGTCAGAATTTTACCTTGAAGGTCATAAACAGACTTTTCCAGGAGATacttcattctttaaagATGTTACCAAAGTTACTGCCTATGCTTCATCCTGTGATACTACAAAACCGTTTTTGCTTTGCATAGAAACGGAAAGTAGTAATGAGAAGTATAAGTGGTACCAGAAAACCAAGCCAGGGAATGACTGGGAAGTATATGGGCAATTCTCTACCCAGTCTCCTGATAGTGCTAAAGACAAATTTGGACCTATTTTCTCAGATGCTGTGAAAACTCTGAGTATAAAACCATGTGAGAAAAGGTATCCTCCAAGTGGTCTTAAgataaatattataaagCAACCGACTGGTGATCATCTTGCTACTACATACGTTGATTCCGGTTCCGGGGAAATTCCAATAGCTGTAGTAAAAAGACTTGATTCACCTGTGCGTGGTTTCTTCAAAGTTACTCACACTGCAAGGACAGCAACTGGATCTTTTAAACTAGACGGAAAGTTCACGAATGGAGATGGTATAAGAGGGGTGGAACAACTCATAGATAGTATCTCTGTTTTCTACTGGAACAGCAATGATCACACCCCAATCTTGCTTGAAATCAAAGATCAACAAGGGACAAAATACTATTCTCTCTGGGAAGACAATGTCAGAAACCAGAAGAATTGGGCACGACGAAATGGTTATGAGAATCTAACGTCTGCTGATTTGGAGGATATGCTAGATGATCAAAACTGTCATAGGAATAATGCAATTCCCATAGAACTTACTAAACCGAACTATCTCAAACCATTTTATAGTAAAATTAAGAAAAATACTGGCATTAATCCACATCTAAGCAAAAGATTGGTCTCTTCGTCCACCTCCTTACCTACTCCCCTTCCTGGTACTAACTATACTGTTCAAGAATACATAATTAATGGACATGGTACGAGAATTTCTAGGGTTACttataatggagaagataCTGACATAGATCCTCCTAAAGAGTCAATATCAAGAATAAGAATATATAAGTGGAGTAAAGATCTCAAGAATATACCTTTACTTCTTGAGTTTATCCCGTCTTCTGGAAGCTCCACATTCTTTGAGAGTACTGATGTGACTAGTTTTATATGGAAACCtattgatggaaatgaatCAAAAGATTACTACAAAGGAGTGGATAAGACTCCACAAAAAACACTCACCGAGGTACTTACCAAGAAGTTGGATGAAGTGAGTTGCAGGATCCATCATACAGTTAAGATTGATATATCTAAGAATAGTGGAAGGTATTGTCATAGCAAATGTACttacaagagaataaaggTTGAGAGGGAGGATACACTGTTCGAGGAATATATAGGTTATGAGCATACTTCTAACACTAAAGATAAGACTTTTACAATTACTTCcatgatgaagaggaataTTGAACAGAAGGTGGACCCTAATATAGAATTCCCTCTCAGAAATGTTGAACTAGTTACAGTATACTTCCCCAACTGCAGTCTAATCACTCCAGTTGTGATATACATAAAGTATAAAGAAAATGGCCAAAATAATACGAAGTGGCTTGAGAGTGATGGTGAAAAAAACTGGAAGGATATTAGCCAACAGATTCCTGGAGATGATACAAAAATCACGGAGTTTCTGAATGGTGTCACAAGTGGCCTAGGATTATGCACAAAATCTTCTAGACCTACTTACGCACAACCACACAATAGTATTGATGTTTCTTATGATTTAGGAGGATCAGTCTCTGGTGATGAAGATGACTTTGAGAGTAACAGCGGATACTCCGACGAAGAAGATGCTACTATTCCATCTGCTCTTACTCCTGATGTTCCTCCTAAAGATACTCCTGTTACTACTTCTGAAGAACCTGCTCTTGCTGCTCAAGCCTCAGGCCCTATTCCTGGAGGCTCTTCTGAAGGCTCTATTCTAGATAATCCGTATATTATCACCTCTTCTGTTCTtggtacttctgccttggcttgttttgctggatggaaactctataatcGCTCCAgaggagacccttgggttagacaaatatga